A window of the Equus asinus isolate D_3611 breed Donkey chromosome 20, EquAss-T2T_v2, whole genome shotgun sequence genome harbors these coding sequences:
- the LOC106831703 gene encoding olfactory receptor 51F1-like — MLQIQNNMEILSNLTSKFPTFMLTSIPGLESVHAWISIPFCCLYTVALSGNSMILFVVITQQSLHEPMYYFLSMLSAADLGLTLSTMSTTLGILWFDAREISLDTCIVQMFFLHGFTIIECGVLVAMAFDRYVAICDPLRYTAILTNSRIIQMGLLMIIRTVVLIVPLLLLLKPLYFCRVNVLSHSYCYYPDVIKLACSDTRANSICGIIDLFLTTGVDILCIILSYILIVRSVLHIASPEERHKVFSTCVSHIGALTIFYIPMISLSLVHRYSRSAPRVVHSLIANIYLLLPPVLNPIIYSVKTKQIRKVIFSLLLTK, encoded by the coding sequence ATGCTACAAATCCAGAACAACATGGAGATCCTAAGTAACTTGACATCTAAATTTCCAACCTTCATGTTGACCAGCATTCCTGGCCTAGAGTCTGTCCATGCCTGGATCTCCATTCCTTTCTGTTGTCTGTATACCGTTGCCCTCTCTGGGAACAGCATGATCCTGTTCGTCGTCATTACCCAGCAGAGTCTCCATGAGCCCATGTACTATTTCCTCTCCATGCTGTCAGCTGCTGACTTGGGCTTGACTCTTTCTACAATGTCAACAACATTAGGCATCCTATGGTTTGATGCAAGAGAAATCAGTCTGGATACTTGCATTGTCCAGATGTTTTTCCTTCATGGATTTACCATCATAGAATGTGGGGTGTTGGTGGCTATGGCCTTTGACCGCTATGTGGCTATCTGTGATCCTCTGAGGTATACTGCCATTCTCACTAATTCCAGAATCATTCAGATGGGCCTCTTAATGATTATACGCACTGTAGTGTTAATAGTGCCACTACTCTTGCTCCTTAAGCCCCTGTATTTCTGTAGAGTGAATGTCCTTTCTCATTCCTACTGTTACTAtccagatgtgattaaattagcaTGTTCAGATACTCGAGCCAACAGCATCTGTGGGATAATAGACCTCTTCCTGACCACAGGAGTAGATATACTATGCATCATCTTGTCTTATATCTTGATCGTTCGCTCTGTCCTCCATATTGCCTCCCCTGAAGAACGACACAAGGTCTTTAGCACCTGTGTCTCCCATATTGGAGCTCTCACTATTTTCTACATCCCCATGATAAGCCTCTCCTTGGTGCATCGCTACAGTCGATCAGCACCCAGAGTGGTCCATTCGTTGATAGCCAATATATACCTGCTTTTGCCTCCTGTGCTCAACCCCATTATCTATagtgtaaaaacaaaacagattcgCAAGGTTATATTCAGTCTTCTCCTTACAAAATAA
- the LOC106831603 gene encoding olfactory receptor 51F2-like → MPIFCNSTFPTFLLTGVSGLEWAHAWISIPFCCLYFTALSGNTLILFVVLTEPSLQVPMYYFLSMLSTTDIGLCISTLGTVLGIFWANIQEISFSACLSQMFFIYLFTFMESSVLLAMAFDRFVAISNPLRYATILTYARITQIGLAVITRGTVILTPLVLLLKRLSFCCSHVLHHSYCFHPDVMKLSCSDTKINSAFGLTAIISTAGVDSIFILLSYVLIIRSVLNIASPEERKKAFSTCISHITAVAIFYIPLISLSFVHRFGKHVPPYVPTLIANVYLLIPPVMNPIIYSVKTKQIQKAMLKLVCSKGTHI, encoded by the coding sequence ATGCCAATCTTCTGTAACTCCACTTTCCCTACTTTCCTTTTGACTGGGGTCTCTGGACTTGAATGGGCCCATGCCTGGATCTCCATCCCCTTCTGCTGCCTCTATTTCACTGCCCTTTCTGGAAATACCTTGATCCTGTTCGTAGTGCTTACTGAGCCAAGTCTTCAAGTGCCCATGTACTATTTCCTCTCCATGTTGTCCACCACTGACATTGGCTTATGTATCTCTACATTGGGGACAGTACTGGGAATATTCTGGGCTAATATCCAGGAAATCAGCTTCAGTGCTTGCTTATCACAGATGTTCTTCATTTACCTCTTCACTTTTATGGAATCTTCGGTGCTCCTGGCTATGGCCTTTGATCGTTTTGTGGCCATTTCTAACCCTTTGAGATATGCTACCATTCTAACTTATGCAAGGATCACACAAATTGGTTTGGCAGTCATTACCAGGGGGACTGTTATTCTGACACCACTAGTCCTGCTTCTTAAGCGTTTATCATTCTGCTGCAGCCATGTGCTCCATCACTCCTACTGCTTCCACCCAGATGTGATGAAGCTGTCATGTTCAGATACAAAGATCAACAGTGCTTTTGGACTAACTGCAATTATCTCTACTGCTGGAGTGGACTCTATCTTTATCCTGCTTTCCTATGTCTTGATCATTCGCTCCGTTCTCAACATTGCATCCCCTGAGGAGAGGAAAAAGGCCTTCAGCACCTGCATTTCTCATATCACTGCTGTGGCCATATTCTACATCCCTTTGATCAGCCTGTCGTTTGTTCACAGATTTGGAAAACATGTTCCACCCTATGTACCCACACTCATTGCTAATGTATACTTGCTCATTCCACCTGTGATGAATCCCATCATCTATAGCGTGAAAACAAAGCAGATTCAAAAAGCTATGCTCAAACTTGTATGTTCCAAGGGAACTCACATTTAG